Proteins from a single region of Clupea harengus chromosome 5, Ch_v2.0.2, whole genome shotgun sequence:
- the rbpjl gene encoding recombining binding protein suppressor of hairless-like protein: MQDHRGPDTTKESRKGPQHLETIDVPHLYTPGSSLTHLGTLLGRTELRSSEWDSVPLRVDQSLSSLPRITRDSVRQYLQFHPDQTVRILHAKVAQKSYGNEKRFFCPPPCVYLSGSGWKLKQEHLKATGLAEASCRLCGYMSLDCTEGTQADTFKLSFEEQSDTRMFACAKTLYISDTDKRKHFRLVLKLFFSNGQEVGSFYSKLIKVISKPSQKRQSMKNADLCISSGSRVSLFNRLRSQTVSTRYLAVEDGSFVASARQWTAFAITLVGDQPSAHGDYSVCEGYICYGCVVQLVCTDTGVALPPMVIRKVNKQHAILDVDEPVSQLHKCAFQFKDNNQMYLCLSNEKIIQFQASPCPQEQSKELLNDGSCWTIIGTETVEYTFSESLTWSQGSISPVPVITALELNGGGHVAMLELHGENFGPHLKVWFGDVEAETMFRTPKSMLCVVPDVSVFSGEWRWLRHPITVPLSLLRVDGLIYRSTFSFTYTPEHTTPAQPRRAGTEHTADSDSLIDTIHQEFTRTNFHLFMQS, encoded by the exons ATGCAGGACCACAGGGGTCCAGATACTACCAAGGAGAGTAGAAAAG GGCCTCAGCATTTGGAAACAATAGATGTCCCGCACCTGTATACACCTGGGAGTTCGCTAACTCACCTGGGCACGCTGCTGGGGAGAACAGAACTGCGCTCCTCTGAATGGGACAG TGTTCCTCTTCGGGTGGATCAGAGTCTCTCTTCACTGCCCAGGATCACTCGCGATTCAGTGAGACAGTACCTGCAGTTTCACCCAGACCAGACTGTCCGCATTCTCCATGCCAAGGTGGCACAGAAGTCTTATGGTAACGAGAAACG ATTCTTCTGCCCCCCGCCATGTGTTTACCTCAGCGGATCGGGCTGGAAACTCAAACAAGAGCATCTGAAAG CTACTGGACTAGCAGAGGCCAGCTGTCGACTCTGTGGCTACATGAGCTTGGACTGCACAGaaggcacacaggcagacacctTCAAGCTAAGCTTTGAGGAGCAGTCTGATACCAGG ATGTTTGCCTGTGCTAAGACCCTGTACATATCGGACACGGACAAAAGGAAACACTTCCGCCTGGTTCTCAAGCTCTTCTTCAGCAACGGCCAGGAAGTGGGCTCCTTTTACAGCAAGCTGATAAAAGTCATCTCCAAGCCGTCCCAGAAGAGACAGTCCATGAAGAATGCTGACT TGTGCATTTCCTCAGGATCTCGTGTTTCCCTGTTTAACCGTTTGCGGTCCCAGACAGTAAGCACGCGATACCTGGCTGTGGAGGATGGATCTTTTGTGGCCAGTGCCAGGCAGTGGACCGCCTTCGCTATCACTTTAG TGGGAGACCAGCCTTCGGCCCATGGGGACTACTCAGTGTGTGAGGGTTATATCTGCTACGGCTGTGTGGTCCAGTTAGTGTGCACTGACACTGGAGTGGCCCTACCTCCAATG GTGATTCGGAAAGTCAATAAGCAACATGCCATACTGGATGTGGACGAGCCCGTGTCTCAGCTGCATAAATGTGCTTTCCAGTTCAAGGACAACAACCAGATGTACTTGTGTCTCTCCAATGAGAAAATAATCCAGTTCCAG GCCTCTCCATGTCCACAAGAGCAGAGTAAAGAATTATTAAACGATGGCTCCTGCTGGACCATCATTGGAACAGAGACGGTGGAGTACACCTTCAGCGAGAGTCTGACCTGGAGTCAGGGCTCCATCAGCCCCGTTCCTGTCATCACAGCTCTGGAG CTGAATGGGGGGGGCCATGTGGCCATGCTGGAATTGCACGGTGAAAACTTTGGCCCTCACCTGAAGGTTTGGTTTGGAGACGTTGAGGCAGAGACGATGTTCAG GACCCCTAAGTCCATGTTGTGCGTGGTTCCCGATGTGTCCGTGTTCAGTGGAGAGTGGAGGTGGCTGAGGCACCCCATCACCGTGCCCCTGTCCCTGCTCAGGGTGGACGGCCTCATCTACCGCAGCACCTTCTCCTTCACCTATACCCCAGAGCACACCACTCCGGCCCAGCCGCGCAGGGCTGGCACAGAGCACACTGCAGATTCCGACTCCCTCATCGACACCATCCACCAGGAGTTCACCCGCACCAACTTCCATCTGTTCATGCAGAGCTAA
- the oser1 gene encoding oxidative stress-responsive serine-rich protein 1 yields MATMASGGKECEDEILQTAFKKLRVDAESAASAVPVCEAVSSRMSPRANSEGAKSKITCPKENWHGCMRKSTRGVVRSQRRRRSKSPILHPPKFSYCSSKMSSPPGHLKHKTLPEPEDTCASLGIPAKKELLSSSHGSPVFGATGYDLRVTVSQESLGSPQPSHRNQSDEDSGSEAVPCPLGGPSSPEEQQANAAESGAVAGAAASDFQSLSRLHEIGACPCGQGECQCPSWQGVEVYSFTGLRNVISECERSLPNPGDASGHNAAHRRTQNTGTSGSPRSCSEQARAYVDDINIEDLSGYMEYYLYIPKKMSHMAEMMYT; encoded by the exons ATGGCCACGATGGCATCCGGAGGCAAAGAATGCGAGGACGAGATACTGCAGACGGCTTTCAAGAAGCTTCGAGTGGATGCTGAGAG TGCTGCGTCTGCAGTTCCTGTGTGTGAGGCCGTGTCTTCAAGGATGTCTCCTCGTGCCAACTCAGAGGGAGCAAAGTCCAAAATTACCTGTCCAAAGGAAAACTGGCATGG GTGTATGCGGAAGTCTACCAGAGGAGTGGTAAGAAGCCAGAGGAGGCGACGCTCCAAATCTCCCATCCTCCACCCTCCCAAGTTCTCCTATTGCAGCTCGAAAATGTCCTCACCTCCTGGCCACTTAAAGCATAAAACCCTACCTGAGCCTGAAGACACCTGCGCCTCCCTTGGAATCCCTGCCAAGAAGGAGCTCCTGTCCTCCAGTCACGGCTCACCTGTGTTTGGAGCCACGGGGTATGACCTTCGTGTCACAGTGTCCCAAGAAAGCCTTGGCTCTCCGCAGCCCAGTCACAGGAATCAGTCCGACGAGGACAGTGGCTCTGAGGCGGTCCCCTGTCCGCTTGGGGGCCCGAGTTCTCCAGAAGAACAGCAGGCGAATGCAGCAGAGTCAGGTGCAGTCGCAGGAGCTGCCGCCTCAGACTTTCAGTCTCTGTCCCGGCTTCACGAAATCGGAGCGTGTCCCTGTGGGCAGGGCGAGTGTCAGTGCCCAAGCTGGCAGGGCGTGGAGGTGTACTCCTTCACCGGCCTAAGGAATGTCATCTCTGAGTGCGAGAGGAGCCTCCCGAACCCAGGGGATGCCAGTGGTCATAACGCAGCCCACCGCAGAACTCAGAACACTGGAACTTCAGGCTCTCCGCGTTCCTGCTCTGAACAGGCCCGGGCGTACGTCGATGACATCAACATAGAGGACCTCTCTGGCTATATGGAATATTACCTTTACATCCCCAAGAAAATGTCGCACATGGCTGAAATGATGTACACTTAA